The Natranaerobius trueperi genome window below encodes:
- a CDS encoding DUF1573 domain-containing protein, with protein MDTNETKCQELQKKVSGLLLRHKSVLDSVTKFQESTARVNRAAVKSATNCGCIQINAKKQTIPEKVSESSIEDYHDFLSTHMQGELCENCKEVVVREIGNHFFYLAALANSLDISLEEALEKETDKIDTLGFFNLS; from the coding sequence ATGGATACCAATGAAACAAAGTGTCAAGAATTACAAAAAAAAGTGTCTGGATTATTACTAAGACACAAAAGTGTTTTAGATAGTGTCACAAAGTTTCAAGAATCAACTGCACGAGTAAACCGTGCTGCGGTTAAGTCTGCAACAAACTGTGGGTGTATACAAATTAATGCCAAAAAACAAACTATTCCAGAAAAAGTGTCTGAATCTTCAATTGAAGACTACCACGATTTTTTAAGTACACATATGCAAGGAGAACTCTGTGAAAATTGTAAAGAAGTAGTGGTTAGAGAAATCGGTAATCACTTCTTTTATTTAGCAGCCCTAGCAAATTCTTTAGATATAAGCTTAGAAGAGGCATTAGAGAAAGAAACAGATAAAATTGATACATTAGGCTTTTTTAATCTTTCTTAA
- a CDS encoding CarD family transcriptional regulator, translating into MFKKGDKVVYPMHGAGVIEDIEEKEVLGKKHVYYIMRIPVGDMKVMIPKEKIDKIGLREIVTGEKIQKVWAILKDKEGAMSASWNQRYRANLEKIKTGDIFEVAEVVKNLVIRDTEKGLSTGEKKMLDNAKQILISELVLADEIDEDRALEELEDTLEKTS; encoded by the coding sequence GTGTTTAAAAAAGGGGACAAAGTGGTTTACCCTATGCACGGGGCAGGTGTAATTGAAGATATAGAAGAAAAAGAAGTTTTAGGTAAGAAGCATGTCTACTATATTATGAGGATACCTGTTGGTGATATGAAAGTAATGATTCCCAAGGAAAAAATAGATAAGATAGGGCTTAGAGAAATTGTTACAGGAGAGAAAATACAGAAAGTTTGGGCAATTTTGAAAGATAAAGAAGGTGCTATGAGTGCTAGTTGGAACCAAAGGTATAGAGCGAATTTAGAAAAGATTAAAACAGGGGATATTTTTGAAGTTGCGGAAGTAGTCAAAAATTTAGTGATTCGTGATACTGAAAAAGGTTTGTCTACAGGGGAAAAGAAAATGTTAGATAATGCGAAACAAATACTCATTAGTGAGCTGGTACTAGCTGATGAAATTGATGAGGATAGAGCGTTAGAAGAACTGGAAGACACTCTAGAAAAAACGTCATGA